A DNA window from Pyrus communis chromosome 3, drPyrComm1.1, whole genome shotgun sequence contains the following coding sequences:
- the LOC137729972 gene encoding uncharacterized protein, translating to MASSSLHTPAPLSVQVRRCFSSHSHSHQVLSCIGLTTSFLKKWDVAGMLWRPKPFGSNNHMDWKKRRTLICAANQDAEEAFKKTVEVDRLIDKLRDSNPIELQKLVVQNVLAFNEGFWIRLAARTDTCKSEDDKKDYEELAISIMSIVDRLVHKTNEKIDSATDVLKGVLKPVVDVVEEIQWPPRDPEALKLMEKEIFQREQEGQLDEGFLAEVNAQLRQAKGDGDKPGFEAMLQKVLQLYASTVLSKRSYAKKGDEILKPEKLLEIIIKAPEEEWNRLLINGLTIGKGEVSPQELYAVIKKRVERTLIRTEGGSYQQRILTEYLNGIQSRAEQIVQVLQGNL from the exons ATGGCTTCCTCATCATTACACACGCCCGCGCCTCTGTCCGTACAAGTTCGCCGGTGCTTCTCTTCACATTCTCACTCCCACCAG GTGCTTTCCTGCATTGGTTTAACAACGTCATTTCTCAAGAAATGGGATGTTGCGGGGATGTTGTGGAGGCCAAAGCCGTTCGGCTCGAACAATCATATGGATTGGAAGAAAAG GAGAACTTTGATCTGTGCAGCAAATCAAGATGCCGAAGAAGCATTCAAAAAGACTGTAGAAGTGGATAGGCTGATAGACAAACTGAGGGATTCAAATCCAATTGAA CTTCAGAAGCTTGTTGTTCAAAATGTATTGGCTTTTAACGAGGGTTTTTGGATACGGCTTGCGGCAAGAACTGATACCTGTAAATCGGAGGATGATAAA AAAGACTACGAGGAGTTGGCAATATCTATTATGAGCATAGTGGATCGCCTTGTCCATAAGACTAAt GAAAAGATAGATTCAGCTACTGATGTCCTCAAAGGAGTTCTGAAACCTGTAGTGGATGTTGTAGAAGAAATTCAATGGCCTCCTAGAGATCCTGAGGCTCTTAAGTTAATGGAGAAA GAAATATTCCAAAGGGAGCAAGAAGGGCAACTAGATGAAGGCTTTCTTGCAGAAGTTAATGCGCAACTACGACAA GCGAAAGGAGATGGGGATAAGCCAGGGTTTGAGGCTATGTTACAAAAGGTTTTGCAGCTCTATGCTTCTACTGTTCTATCCAAACGTAGCTATGCAAAGAAAG GGGATGAAATTCTGAAGCCCGAGAAGCTTCTTGAAATCATAATCAAAG CTCCTGAGGAAGAATGGAACAGGCTGCTGATCAATGGATTGACAATTGGCAAAGGGGAAGTTTCTCCGCAGGAACTCTATGCTGTCATTAAGAAAAGGGTTGAGCGGACTCTGATCcgaaca GAGGGTGGTTCATACCAGCAGCGTATTCTTACGGAGTATTTGAACGGAATCCAATCCAGAGCAGAGCAAATTGTCCAAGTACTTCAGGGCAATCTGTAG